One Verrucomicrobiota bacterium DNA window includes the following coding sequences:
- a CDS encoding amidohydrolase family protein has product MIIHAQTLLTMDGAPILNGALRVEGNCITEIGQEGELTPKEHEEIIRFDEHVLLPGLINAHCHLDYTCLKGAFFPGQSFTEWIKRLNGLKKSLCDNDFIQSIEDGFKELVDTGTTTVFNVEAMPNLIPHLSKPPIRTYWFLELIDLRNKLATDSLLLGSLAFFEDKKDDWVGGFGLSPHAPYTASPQLYRLAKQCARQFNMPITTHIAESLEEQTMFLYGEGPLYEFLKDLGRDMSDCAQGSALSHLIEYSAIDQNVIAAHVNYLQEYDWPLLEGTPLHIVYCPKCHEFFGHTRFPLEKLEDIGCNIMIGTDSLASNNSLDLRAEIRHARLYYPHLTSREWIQMITTRPAKALQLQDKLGCLKPGAYADLIALRLPSQTDPYEAVIRSKSPPELVMVNGKVLDPLLITTSS; this is encoded by the coding sequence GTGATCATACATGCCCAAACACTCCTCACGATGGATGGAGCTCCCATTCTAAATGGAGCTTTACGAGTAGAGGGCAACTGCATCACCGAAATAGGCCAAGAGGGTGAGCTAACACCTAAAGAGCATGAAGAAATAATCCGATTCGATGAGCATGTCTTACTGCCAGGTTTAATCAATGCTCACTGCCACCTTGATTATACATGCTTGAAAGGAGCCTTTTTCCCAGGCCAAAGTTTCACTGAATGGATCAAACGCCTCAACGGCTTGAAAAAAAGTCTTTGCGACAATGACTTTATACAATCAATAGAAGACGGTTTTAAAGAGCTGGTAGACACGGGGACTACGACTGTTTTTAACGTCGAAGCCATGCCCAATCTAATCCCCCACCTATCAAAACCTCCCATACGAACCTATTGGTTTTTGGAGCTTATAGACCTGCGCAACAAGCTTGCGACTGATAGCCTGCTACTGGGTTCATTGGCATTTTTCGAAGACAAAAAAGATGATTGGGTTGGTGGATTTGGACTATCTCCTCATGCACCTTACACAGCCTCCCCTCAGCTCTACCGCTTAGCAAAGCAGTGTGCCCGCCAGTTTAACATGCCTATTACGACCCACATTGCAGAATCTTTGGAGGAACAAACCATGTTTCTTTACGGAGAAGGACCTCTTTATGAGTTTTTAAAAGACCTTGGAAGAGATATGAGTGATTGTGCTCAAGGATCCGCACTATCTCACTTAATAGAGTATAGCGCTATCGATCAAAACGTGATTGCTGCTCATGTTAATTATCTACAAGAATACGATTGGCCTCTACTAGAAGGCACACCGCTTCATATTGTATACTGCCCCAAATGCCACGAATTCTTTGGCCATACTCGCTTCCCTTTAGAAAAACTAGAAGATATTGGATGCAACATCATGATTGGAACAGATAGCTTGGCTAGCAACAATTCCCTCGATCTGCGTGCCGAAATCCGCCATGCCAGGCTTTACTACCCACATCTTACCAGTAGGGAATGGATCCAAATGATAACAACACGACCAGCTAAAGCTCTACAACTTCAAGATAAACTCGGCTGCCTCAAGCCAGGTGCTTATGCAGACCTGATTGCTCTGAGATTACCTAGTCAAACAGATCCCTATGAGGCAGTAATCCGAAGCAAGTCACCACCAGAATTGGTTATGGTGAATGGTAAGGTCCTAGATCCCCTACTTATCACCACAAGCTCATAA
- a CDS encoding glycosyltransferase: MAKPRSVLIYSHDWSYAFTKTTEFLGQACERLGIQTLVRDSCDARATRLVTETINHDEITHRTEKDISKRLHTLVNDFGIDCVIALDLGWLFIPDLFIENQNIKKIYSIWFDDFISWCGAPNNAIFPYRKNSFQDATKHDKVLHCFYGKAIAREAQRLGYENQIHSNLAAPREFLDENITCTVKDRLAFIGNPGSRQEPSKQILKHLQEGATLAELRHLSAGEVLTALDRNIWGWVKEHPQLKSLIGTATLMKKEMPYTSALEILEICGKEQYPDALHFLNEKSYILEASHLVKFVLRYDRPAFVYNLYSKGLCDVVSNENEWALYGVKALPSVLADKLPEWYMKYPAHLNAANSIRDATANEKLFEISACARASINLNSPDVAACYNENEIYLVNSFEEAEEVARAIIKDPDTALTRGKRCRLRTAKEHTWDHRLENLFRFFPEPSPKL; this comes from the coding sequence ATGGCTAAACCTCGTTCAGTTCTCATCTACAGTCACGATTGGTCCTACGCCTTTACCAAAACAACGGAATTCCTAGGACAAGCTTGCGAACGCTTGGGCATACAGACTTTAGTTCGTGACTCTTGTGATGCGCGAGCAACTCGGCTTGTTACTGAAACTATCAATCATGATGAGATTACCCATAGAACTGAAAAGGATATTTCGAAACGATTGCATACGCTTGTTAATGACTTCGGCATCGATTGTGTCATTGCTCTAGACCTGGGTTGGCTTTTTATCCCAGATTTATTTATTGAAAATCAAAATATTAAAAAGATCTATTCCATCTGGTTTGATGATTTCATCAGCTGGTGCGGTGCTCCAAATAATGCCATTTTTCCCTATCGTAAAAACAGCTTCCAAGATGCGACAAAGCACGACAAGGTACTTCACTGCTTTTACGGAAAGGCTATTGCTCGAGAAGCTCAACGGCTTGGCTACGAAAATCAAATTCACTCAAATCTGGCTGCACCCCGTGAATTTCTAGATGAAAACATCACCTGCACAGTCAAAGATAGGTTAGCCTTTATTGGCAATCCTGGATCGAGACAAGAACCTAGCAAACAGATTCTTAAACATCTACAAGAAGGCGCAACCTTAGCAGAACTTCGACACCTCAGTGCAGGCGAAGTCCTTACCGCCTTAGATCGAAATATATGGGGGTGGGTCAAAGAACACCCTCAACTAAAAAGCCTCATTGGAACCGCCACACTTATGAAAAAGGAAATGCCATACACTTCCGCATTAGAAATACTGGAAATTTGTGGCAAGGAACAGTACCCAGACGCCTTACACTTTTTAAATGAGAAAAGCTATATCCTAGAAGCATCTCATCTAGTTAAATTTGTTCTACGATATGATCGCCCAGCATTTGTTTATAATCTCTACAGCAAAGGCTTATGCGACGTGGTTAGTAACGAAAATGAATGGGCTCTTTATGGAGTGAAAGCGCTGCCTTCTGTCCTAGCAGATAAGCTACCCGAGTGGTACATGAAGTATCCTGCTCATCTAAATGCAGCTAATAGTATCCGAGATGCCACAGCCAATGAAAAACTCTTTGAAATTAGTGCCTGTGCCCGTGCTTCTATTAATCTCAACAGCCCTGATGTAGCAGCGTGCTACAATGAAAACGAAATCTACCTCGTTAATAGCTTTGAAGAAGCTGAAGAAGTAGCACGTGCCATTATCAAAGATCCAGATACTGCCCTCACTCGAGGCAAGCGCTGTCGCCTGCGGACTGCCAAAGAACATACTTGGGACCATCGCCTTGAAAACCTCTTCAGATTTTTTCCAGAACCATCGCCCAAACTGTGA
- the sufT gene encoding putative Fe-S cluster assembly protein SufT, with protein sequence MTGEKIELRRDVEAIQIPHGLTQTLEKGTSVVITQSLGGTYTVHVDAQGGLFRLASRDADALGFEVMESADSQPEKGPLEEQVWAALKTCYDPEIPVNIVDLGLVYSMDIVDSEGDKKVNVKMTLTAPGCGMGPSIAADAKSKILAIDEISETDVELVWEPQWEPAMISPAGKLKLGIED encoded by the coding sequence ATGACAGGAGAAAAGATTGAGCTAAGGAGAGATGTTGAAGCGATACAGATACCTCATGGGTTAACCCAAACTCTTGAAAAAGGAACTTCGGTTGTGATTACCCAATCATTAGGTGGAACTTATACCGTTCATGTAGATGCTCAAGGCGGGCTTTTTCGCTTAGCCTCGCGCGATGCAGATGCACTTGGTTTCGAAGTGATGGAGTCCGCTGATTCACAACCTGAAAAGGGCCCTCTTGAGGAGCAAGTCTGGGCTGCGCTAAAAACCTGCTATGATCCTGAAATACCCGTTAATATCGTAGACTTAGGGCTGGTTTACAGTATGGATATTGTTGATTCCGAAGGGGATAAAAAGGTTAATGTCAAAATGACCCTCACTGCACCGGGTTGCGGTATGGGGCCGTCCATAGCAGCAGATGCCAAAAGTAAGATTTTGGCAATCGATGAGATTTCCGAAACGGATGTTGAGCTTGTATGGGAGCCCCAGTGGGAACCTGCTATGATCTCACCTGCGGGTAAACTTAAATTGGGAATAGAGGATTAG
- a CDS encoding UvrD-helicase domain-containing protein gives MILARSSSTHFSLWLKLLGISFHFNFSVPIKKGGRHKRTLYSYIPVAIHLDDLNPAQREAASTIEGPVLVLAGAGTGKTRVITFRMAYMIQKGICPSQILAVTFTNKAANEMKERYLKLVDAKHHPNAFELIASTFHSFCVRVLRKEINLLGYKKNFTIYDASDQLALIKKIITRVAGTDHNLDASTVGTKISLAKNRGIDLSEAAGDQLLQQIAFRYQQDLRLHNAVDFDDLLLLTVQLLREHPEARERLREQHRYLMIDEFQDTNLLQFQLAELLCSDNSDLFVVGDDDQSIYSWRGAESSHILEFHHHFPGAKIVKLEQNYRCTPNILRAANAVIANNVRRHQKQLWAEGNPGSLIRLAAMENDLHEAEWIASDIAKIKRENDYYWEDFAILYRTNLLSRVFEQEFRKMSIPYRILGGMSFYERREVKDILAYLLAIKNPDDDIALLRIINNPPRGIGNRTIEKLLDQSRRRECSIWEEIQVTYKAFSPKAAAALENFVDLLQHYRDAFYMESCKSEILKELLDEIKYFEDLRRSCKDDQEMISRSDNIKELVSALASYEETQKGDLDAFLDTVVLDQKTDDKEDKDQTGVTLMTLHAAKGLEFSHVYLVGLEEGFMPHEKSKLDNNIDEERRLMYVGITRAQKQLTLSHCSNRKKYGQDEPRHPSSFLTELPEDTLDPLDTKIHFIPVEHSQGATQLSALRAKLNSV, from the coding sequence ATGATATTAGCTAGATCTTCATCGACTCACTTTTCCTTGTGGCTGAAGCTTTTAGGCATTTCGTTCCACTTCAATTTCAGCGTCCCTATTAAAAAAGGTGGTAGGCACAAAAGAACTCTCTACTCTTATATACCAGTGGCTATTCATCTAGATGATCTAAACCCTGCACAACGAGAAGCAGCAAGCACGATTGAGGGTCCTGTTTTAGTTCTTGCAGGGGCAGGGACCGGCAAAACGAGGGTCATTACTTTTCGAATGGCCTATATGATTCAAAAAGGAATCTGCCCCTCCCAAATCCTCGCTGTGACTTTCACCAATAAGGCGGCCAACGAGATGAAGGAGCGTTACTTAAAACTCGTTGATGCCAAACACCACCCAAATGCTTTCGAACTGATTGCCAGCACCTTTCACTCTTTTTGTGTTCGCGTACTTCGAAAAGAGATCAATCTACTAGGTTATAAAAAAAATTTTACGATATACGACGCCAGTGACCAGCTTGCTCTAATCAAAAAAATCATTACGCGCGTGGCAGGTACTGATCATAACCTAGATGCATCGACTGTTGGCACAAAAATCTCATTAGCCAAAAACAGGGGAATAGACCTCTCAGAAGCGGCTGGTGATCAACTACTACAACAAATAGCTTTTCGCTACCAGCAAGACCTTCGTCTACATAATGCTGTTGATTTTGATGACCTTTTACTCCTCACTGTTCAACTTTTAAGAGAACACCCTGAAGCTAGAGAGCGCCTTCGAGAACAACACCGCTACCTCATGATTGATGAATTTCAAGATACCAACCTACTACAATTCCAACTCGCTGAGCTACTATGCTCTGACAATTCGGATCTATTCGTTGTAGGCGATGATGACCAATCCATCTACTCATGGAGAGGCGCAGAATCCAGTCATATTTTAGAATTCCACCATCATTTTCCAGGAGCCAAGATCGTTAAATTAGAGCAAAACTACCGCTGCACGCCCAACATTCTACGAGCAGCTAATGCAGTCATTGCCAACAACGTTCGACGTCATCAAAAACAGCTATGGGCGGAAGGGAATCCTGGTTCTTTGATTCGCTTAGCCGCCATGGAGAATGATCTTCACGAAGCCGAATGGATCGCCTCAGACATTGCCAAAATCAAAAGAGAAAATGATTACTACTGGGAAGATTTTGCCATTCTTTACCGAACCAATTTACTGTCTAGAGTATTTGAACAAGAGTTCAGAAAAATGAGTATTCCTTACAGAATATTAGGTGGTATGAGCTTTTATGAACGCAGAGAAGTCAAAGATATTCTTGCTTATCTACTCGCTATCAAAAACCCTGATGATGACATCGCCCTACTCCGCATTATCAACAACCCACCCAGAGGCATAGGTAATAGAACAATTGAAAAACTCTTGGACCAATCTCGACGACGAGAGTGCTCCATCTGGGAAGAAATACAAGTAACCTACAAAGCTTTTTCTCCCAAAGCTGCAGCAGCTTTGGAAAATTTCGTAGACCTTCTACAACATTATCGTGACGCCTTTTATATGGAATCTTGCAAAAGTGAAATTCTTAAAGAACTGCTAGATGAAATTAAATACTTTGAGGATTTGCGGCGTTCTTGTAAGGACGACCAGGAAATGATATCTCGTAGTGACAATATTAAAGAGCTTGTATCAGCCTTAGCCAGTTATGAAGAAACACAAAAAGGGGATCTTGATGCCTTCCTAGATACTGTTGTTCTCGATCAAAAAACCGATGATAAAGAGGATAAGGACCAGACGGGTGTCACTCTAATGACTCTACATGCTGCCAAAGGTTTAGAGTTCAGTCATGTCTACTTGGTAGGTCTTGAAGAAGGTTTCATGCCCCATGAAAAGAGTAAGTTAGATAATAATATCGATGAAGAGCGCCGGCTCATGTACGTAGGAATCACTAGAGCTCAAAAACAACTGACTTTAAGCCATTGCTCCAATAGAAAGAAATACGGGCAGGATGAGCCTCGCCATCCCTCTAGCTTCCTAACTGAATTACCCGAGGATACCCTAGACCCCTTAGACACTAAAATACATTTTATCCCTGTTGAGCACAGTCAAGGAGCAACCCAGCTAAGCGCTCTGAGAGCAAAACTTAATTCAGTCTAA
- a CDS encoding GntR family transcriptional regulator: MDFKIEANSGVPIYRQMVEQLRDSILAGRLAAGEQLPSVRELSAQVKINPLTVSKVYQTLESEELLETRRGIGTYVNEKAKEITRDKRRERIAKTVSQLVSEALVFELSEQEVIEMVKEKFKTR, encoded by the coding sequence ATGGATTTTAAGATAGAAGCAAATAGCGGAGTTCCCATATACAGGCAGATGGTTGAACAATTGAGAGATTCTATTTTAGCGGGTCGTTTGGCTGCGGGAGAGCAACTGCCATCTGTTCGTGAGTTGTCGGCACAAGTCAAAATTAACCCGCTAACCGTTTCTAAGGTCTATCAAACGCTGGAAAGTGAGGAATTGCTGGAAACGAGACGTGGCATTGGCACTTATGTAAATGAAAAAGCAAAAGAAATCACCCGAGATAAACGAAGGGAAAGAATTGCTAAAACCGTGAGTCAGTTAGTTTCCGAAGCTCTAGTTTTTGAGCTAAGTGAACAAGAAGTCATCGAGATGGTTAAGGAAAAATTTAAAACAAGATAA
- a CDS encoding glycosyltransferase, translating into MLKEASKAQDERDSVLVLTNDLFTPASKTSRFISLALRRLGIRNWVRDTSDIRYLFSLLEEHQLTKHIGASEMIHVDRFQSLVNLAEIKTILSLDLHWFFTPEPFVSMENVDKIISLWFDDLRTACTTSQSIKPADRSFQETLTHPKVHHMFYGNAQMDEAKELGITNRYHSPLAAPQEYLSSDSPLKYRGRLAFVGNPGIPSPPSAEALKLLHKKADLTELRKASIQEIESQQAYHHFNSTHRDIPKLISRALECKLAHPHKSSLSLLCEVGKEYPEALEALNNSRNILEAAILVKCVNRYDRPAIVFRLYQQDKVDVFSAPWEWKPYGIQAKPLVRFHDLPQTYRSYVAQLNGANPARDATANEKLFEIAACGRASINISSPDILECFEHKKEFLSYKSLEEIEENALYYLKNPDELLQIGENARARVAKQHTWDHRLQTILEKF; encoded by the coding sequence ATGCTAAAAGAAGCGTCTAAGGCTCAAGATGAGAGAGATTCCGTACTGGTTCTAACAAATGACTTGTTTACACCTGCCTCTAAAACTTCGCGCTTCATTTCCTTAGCACTCAGACGACTGGGAATCCGAAACTGGGTCCGGGATACATCTGATATCCGTTACCTCTTTTCACTACTAGAGGAACACCAACTCACTAAGCACATTGGTGCTAGCGAGATGATTCATGTCGATCGTTTTCAGAGTCTCGTAAACCTTGCTGAGATAAAAACCATCCTTTCGCTAGACCTTCATTGGTTTTTTACTCCTGAGCCTTTTGTTTCCATGGAAAATGTTGATAAAATTATCTCGCTCTGGTTCGATGATCTTAGAACAGCCTGCACTACCTCACAATCCATTAAGCCTGCTGACCGCAGCTTTCAGGAAACGCTAACTCATCCCAAAGTGCATCATATGTTTTACGGGAATGCTCAGATGGATGAAGCGAAAGAGCTAGGTATTACCAACCGCTATCACTCACCTCTGGCAGCCCCACAGGAATATTTGAGCAGCGATTCTCCCCTCAAGTATAGGGGGAGATTAGCTTTCGTTGGTAACCCAGGCATACCAAGCCCCCCTTCTGCTGAGGCTCTCAAGCTACTGCATAAAAAGGCTGATCTTACAGAGCTTAGAAAGGCCTCTATTCAAGAGATAGAGTCTCAACAGGCTTATCATCATTTTAATTCTACTCACCGTGATATACCCAAACTCATTTCTCGAGCACTCGAATGTAAACTAGCCCATCCTCACAAATCTTCACTTTCCCTTCTTTGTGAAGTTGGAAAAGAGTATCCGGAGGCACTCGAAGCTTTAAACAATTCTCGAAACATCCTAGAGGCCGCCATCTTAGTGAAGTGTGTCAACCGCTACGATCGCCCTGCTATCGTCTTCCGCCTATACCAACAAGATAAAGTGGATGTTTTTAGTGCTCCTTGGGAATGGAAGCCCTATGGCATTCAAGCAAAGCCACTTGTGCGTTTTCACGACCTGCCTCAAACCTATAGAAGCTATGTGGCTCAGCTAAATGGTGCCAACCCTGCCCGCGATGCCACGGCTAACGAAAAACTTTTTGAAATTGCGGCCTGTGGACGAGCCTCCATCAACATATCATCCCCCGACATCCTAGAATGTTTCGAACATAAAAAAGAATTTTTAAGTTACAAATCATTAGAAGAAATCGAAGAAAATGCTCTGTATTATTTAAAGAATCCGGACGAACTTTTACAGATTGGCGAGAATGCCAGAGCCCGTGTTGCTAAGCAACATACCTGGGACCACCGGCTACAAACAATTCTGGAGAAATTTTAA
- a CDS encoding ABC transporter ATP-binding protein, whose protein sequence is MLEKAIEIQGLSKSYEKTQVIENFSLNIEWGSIYGLLGRNGAGKTTMIRMLTGLISKNSGEIKVSGRDPYALDPVFWEQVSYVSEHSGFPPTYTVEGLLKITRSFYNHWDEQMVEHLLEAFHVPKKKLIFGLSKGVQRALAFILAMAHQPQILILDEPSANLDVVARRIMLDALLEFIRSGEKRAVLFSTHILSDLERVADHLGIITNGRLVVDQPLDELKESSGQNLEDLFLEMTKKRSEK, encoded by the coding sequence ATGTTGGAGAAGGCAATAGAAATTCAAGGGCTTTCAAAGTCTTACGAGAAAACTCAAGTCATCGAAAATTTCTCACTAAATATTGAGTGGGGGAGTATCTATGGACTGTTGGGACGGAATGGTGCTGGGAAAACGACCATGATTCGCATGCTTACAGGGCTAATTTCTAAAAATTCTGGAGAGATCAAAGTGAGTGGCAGAGATCCTTATGCATTAGATCCAGTCTTTTGGGAGCAGGTTTCTTACGTAAGTGAGCATTCAGGATTTCCCCCTACATATACAGTAGAAGGGCTCTTGAAAATAACTCGTTCCTTTTATAATCACTGGGACGAACAAATGGTGGAGCACCTCTTGGAGGCCTTTCATGTTCCCAAGAAAAAATTGATCTTTGGTTTGTCAAAAGGAGTTCAGAGGGCATTAGCTTTTATTTTAGCCATGGCGCATCAACCTCAAATTCTCATTCTTGATGAGCCGTCTGCTAATCTAGATGTGGTAGCCAGGCGCATCATGCTTGATGCCTTGCTGGAATTTATTCGTAGCGGCGAAAAAAGAGCCGTTCTCTTTTCGACACATATTTTAAGTGATCTGGAACGCGTTGCAGATCATCTAGGAATTATTACAAATGGTCGATTAGTTGTTGATCAACCACTCGATGAATTAAAAGAGAGTAGTGGTCAGAATCTGGAAGATCTTTTTTTAGAAATGACCAAAAAAAGGAGTGAAAAATGA